In Chitinophaga oryzae, the sequence CGGATAATTGATCCAGCTTCCGATAAGTCAGAAACACATCCTCAAATTCAACCGCAATGCTGTCTGGCTGACTACTGACTTTGTCCAGGAACAATGCAGTCACACATTTGTCTAACGGATAAATACAACGTGGTCCGGAAAACCGTTTAATCATTGCCGTGTGTGCTTCAGGGAGTAGCTGCAATGCTCCCACCGCTTTCTCCATATTGCCCAGGATCAGTTCCAGCAGGTAGACAAAGTTTGTTGAAAGCAGGTGAAGCAGCTGGCCGGACAAGGTATCCCCATCATACTCAAACGTTAACATTGCTCTCCCCGGCTGCTCATCTATCAACAGGCGCAACAAAAAGGGAGGACCTTCATCAAATGGGTAATTCACCTGGTTATAGTAAACACCAATATTACATAAGTTGTCGCTCTCTCCCTGATTAAGTAAATACCTGCTATAGAAGCTTGCAAAATCGTATTTGGCATATTGCAGGCTTTTCATCAACTCTGCCTGCATGGCCTTGATGTAACTGCGAACGGTCTCCTCTCCGGCCACAGGCGTTCTCAGGAAAAGCAGGCCGCCCTCCTCCGGCATTGTGTGGCCTCGGAAAGCCGGTGTGGCAATAATCGGGTCTGCGACACCGGTATATCTTTCATAAAGCATCCCCAGTGCCGACACGTACAGCAGAAACCGGCCCGTTTCCCTGCCTTTGCCAAATTTTTCAACAATAGCTGAAAAAACAGTATCCGGCAGCGCTACCGTCACCTGTTGCAGGGTTTCTTTTTTACAAGCGGGCAACATCCCCGGCTGCAATGGAAGTTTGACAAGTTTTCTGATCCAGTACAGCTCCGCTTCTTTTCCTTCCTGGTTATTATATACTGTATTCATAACATAGTTATATAGGTTATCCGGGAGGCCTGTCAGATGTCCAGGCCCCAGAGATCAGCATCTGCACCGCTCCCGGATGTATTAAATATTTCGTCAGCCAGTTCCCTCACCTTCAGTTCCGGATTTTCAGACATAACATTCATTATTGCAGTTAAATATCTGCTCATCAGCAGTATAGTGGATTCCGCAAACAGCTCTTTATTAAAAATCAGGTCCAGTGTTATCCTGCCGCCTGTTTCCCGGAATGAAAAGTTCAAATCAAAATTCGTCCTTTTCTCCAGGACGTCGTGGGCCTGTATCAGCAGCCCGCGGACGCTATCTTCGCTGTCTGTACTTTCGAAGTTTCCCAGATTAACAATTACATCAAACAAAGGGAAACGTTTATCATCCAGCTGCAGGTCCAGATCCTCCGCTATTCTGTCGAAAGGATAGTTTTGATGCTGATAGGCTTCCATACAGGTCACCTTCGTCTTTCCAATAAACTGCTGCAATGTGTCTTCTCCGGTTAATTTTGTCCGTAGCGGAAGCATATTTACATAAAATCCCATCTGGTTCTCTAATGCTTTGTCTGTACGGCCTGATGCCGGGCTACCGATGATGATGTCCTCCTGTTCCGTCAACAGATACATTAGCAGTTTTACAGCAGAGATACTGTATATGAAAAAAGTAACGCCGGTACTGCTACACTGGTTGTACACACGTGCACAATGCAGGTCTTCAAACACCGTTTTTATAAGACAGCCCTGATAGTTTCTTTCATGGGGCCGTTCGAAATCGACCGGCAGCCGCAGTCGCGGCAGCTCTCCAGAGAGCCTGCCTCGCCAGTAGCGGCTTTCCGCAGCTGCAGCAGGTCCGTAAACGAATTCATTATGCCAGATGGTATAATCTTTATACTGCAGTGACGGGGATGGCAGCAACGATATTTCGTCGTTATATACGGCGCTGATTTCCCTGAACAGATTACTCATCGACCAGCCGTCGGTGATGATGTGATGAATGGCAAAAACAATATAATGTAACTGATCATGCTCCGTGGCGACACTGACACGAAACAGTTTGCCGGTGCTCATATCAAAATTAATCGCCTGTTCACCCGATATTATCTCTGCAAGTTGCTGCCCGGGACTGTCATTCGCTACATTTTTAAAATCAATATAGCGTATTGAAAAATGCCTCCGCTCTTTTTCCAGTACCCGCTGCCGGGGCTCGCCATGCACAATGGTAAAAGCAGTTCTGAGTATTTCATGCCTGTCTGCAACTGTTTCAAACGCTTGTTCCAGCCTGTTCTTATCAACCGTTCCCTTTAACTGGTAGACATGTACAATATTATAGGCGATATTGTCCTTCTCGACCTGGTCCGCAAGCCACAACCGTCTTTCCGCAAATGAAAGCGGATAATGATCCTGTTCTTCAACCACTTTGATCCGGAGATATTGCTTCGCCTCCATCTGGTCGATAAACCGGCTGAGCTGCCCCAGCGTGGTGTATTTAAAGATGTGCCGCACTTCCGGAGCTTTGCCGAATGTTTCCCGGATACGATGCAATAACTGCATCGCGGTGATACTGTGTCCTCCCAGCCGGAAGAAATCATCTGTCATCCCGATGCCAGAGACCTTCAACAGCCCTTCCCATATGTCCCGTAAACGCAATGCAGTCGCTGACATAGCCTCCCCTTCTTCTGTATTGGCCTCGTATACGGGAGCGGGCAGGCGTGAATGGTCCGTTTTTCCACTGGTGTTCAGCGGGAAAGATGTGAGCTGTATATAATGTGATGGCACCATATACAGCGGCAGGCGCTCCAGTAGCTTTTCCCGGATGAAGGCCACGGAGTCTGCAAAACTGGTATAGTATACCACAATCTCGTCTTCCCTTACCATCAGATAGGGATCTCCGGATGTTACCTCCCTTAGCGCGCTGTATATCTCCTTCAACTCAATACGATGACCGCGGATCTTCACCTGCGTGTCCCGACGGCCTTGATAAACGATAACACCGTCCGCCCGCCAGTATCCGTAATCTCCTGTCCGATACCAACGCCCCCGTCCGTTGAGATCATCCATGTACCTGTCTGCCGTTAACACTGCGTCGTTGAGGTAACCGGCTGCCAATCCTTCGCCTGATATATACAGTTCACCTGTAACACCCGGCGGCTGAAGCATGCCACGCCGGTCCAGAATCAGCACCCGCGTATTGGCAACCGGCGTTCCGATTGGTACTGTTCCATGGTACTCCTCTGTTGCACTTACCCTGAACAGCGTTGTACATACAGATGCTTCCGTAGGCCCATAGGCGTTATAAAAGTGCTTTGTCTTACTATAGAAAAGGGCATCTTCGCTATAAGCGGCTTCTCCCACCGAAACGATTTTATTAACAGAGGGTAAGGGGTCCTGTTGAAATGCGCTGATCACCGTAGGCGTAAGCACCATCGTTGTAACACCAGTCCTCAACAACTTTTTCCTAAACCCTTCCATGTCGGCCATTTCTTCTTTTGAAGCCATTACCAGCTGTGCGCCGGACAACAAGGAAGTAAATATTTCGTCTACTGACGCATCAAAAGACAAGCTGGCAAATTGCAACACTTTGTCTGCCGGACCTATCTTTCTGTCGTTTATCTGGGATAATACCATGTTTACCACTCCCCGCTGTTTCACCAACACACCCTTAGGGTTACCTGTGGTGCCGGATGTATAAATAACGTAGGCTGCATTGTCTCCTGCCTGCATAACCAATTGCGGACGTTCCTGCTGACTAATTCTGCTCCATTCCTGGCAAATATCCGGCACGAGCACTGTGCTCCCGTCAAACGCATCTTCCACAGCCCGGTCGCACAGCACCACCTTCATCGCCGTGTCCCTGATGATATAATCCAGCCGCTCCCGCGGATGGTCCCGGTCCAGCGGCACATACGCCCCGCCGGCCTTCAGGATGCCAAGCATCGCCACCAGCGGCCATTCCGTTTTGTCCATCCAGATGCCTATCAACTGCCCCGGCACAACGCCGCAATCATGCCGGAGCCAGGCTGCCAGCAGGTCTGAACGGCTGTCCAGTTGCCCGTAACTTACACTGATATCATTTGCACTGACTGCGATGCTGTCACGGTGCAGGGCTGCCTGTTGTGTAAACAGTTCATGCAACAATAACGGCGACAGTTCTACCGCCGGACCGCGGCCAAAGTCATCCGCCAGCTGGCGCTGTTCTTCCAAAGAAAGATATACCAGATCGCCTACCGGTGATGCCGGCGCAGCCAGCATCGCTGACAACAGCCGCTCATAATGGCCCGACATCCGCTCCACGCTACTGCGGTCGTACAGATCACTGCTGTATTCCCAGTGTAACTGCAGCAGGCCGTCTGCACCACGCTGCACCGTCAGGCTCAGATCAAACTTTGCCGTCCCGTTATGTACCGCCTCCCGGACAACCTCCAGCCCGGGAAGGCACAACTGCTCCTTTTCCTCCTCCAGAAAATTAAATATCGTCTGAAACAGCGGTGTATGCCGGAGGCTGCGGTCCGGTTGCACCATCTCCACCAGCTGTGACAACGGCGTGTCCTGATAATGATAAACCTCAAGGCTGCGGGCCCGCACCTGGTCCAGGTATTGACGGACCGTTTCATCCCCGTTCGCATCACTGCGCACGGGAAGCGTATTCACCACCATGCCCAGCATGTGCTCCAGCTGGGGATGCAGCCTGTTGGCCAGCGTGGTGCCCACGCATAAAACAGCAGAACCGCTGTAACGGTGCTGCAGCAGCTGAAAACAGCCCAGCATCACCATAAACGGCGTATAGCCCTCCCGCGTGCTGAACGACTGCAACGACTCCTGCAGCCCACGCCCGGGCACCTGTATTATTTCTCCGCCGCGGCCGCTGAAAGTACTCCGCGGACGGTCTGCAGGTAACGGTATCTCTGTGGGTATGTCACGCAGCCGCTCTGCCCAGTAGGCCATCGCTGGCTCCCTGCGATGCAACGGCCACTCACTCCGCTGCCAACAGGCAAAATCCCGGTACTGCAAATGCGTCACAGGACCGGCAGACATTCCTTGTTGCAGGCGCCGGTATATATCCGTCAACTCCCGCACCAGCAGCCCGACAGACCAGCCATCATGGATAATATGATGAAGACTGAAACAGAGATGGCTGGTTTGGTCATCTTCCCGGAACAAACAGACACGGAACAATAAATCCTTTTCCAGGTCAAATACATGACGGCTTTCCGCTGCCACCAGCGAAGGCAGTTCGGCGGCACTGATATCGCGGACCACTATCCGGAAAGACGGCGCCTCATTTACCTGCTGGTACGGAATACCGTTGCGGCTGGGGAAACTGGTGCGAAGCACCTCATGGCGCAACAACAGCTGCGATATGCTCTCCTCCAGCAATGGGACGTCCACCACGCCTTTCAGGTGGTAAACCCCCATCATGTTATAAGAGGTGTCTTCCGGATACAGCTGTTGTAAAAACCAAAGCCGCTCCTGCTCATAGGACAATGGCGCAGGATCCTCTGCCGGCGCAGCAGGGATAGTCATCATGCTGACAGTGGCAGCATTACCCGCCTGTTCATCAATATGATCGCTTAGCTGCGACAATGTTACATATTTAAAAACCGACCGTACTTCCAGGCTCACATTAAACACTTCCCGAATACGATATAACAGCTGCATCACTGTTATGCTATGGCCGCCAAGCCGGAAAAAATCATCGTTTAAGCCTATGTCTTCCCGGCCCAGCAGCTGCGTCCAGATCCCTTTTAGCAAAGAAGCCGTAACAGAAAGCTCCTGCTGTGACAAAGTACCGTCGTAATGCGGCGCAGGTAAACGGGCAGCGTCTATCTTGCCGTTCGTATTCAACGGAAAGGTATCCACACAGATATAGTGCGACGGCACCATGTAAAGCGGCAGCCGTTCCAACAGGCGGCCGCGAAGATCTGCCACCGCTATGTCAGCCCCCTGGTAATACACTACAAGCTCCTGATGGCGGACCTGGACGTAACTGCTCATCACGCCAGCCTCCTGCAAGGACTTTTGTATCTCCCCCAGTTCTATACGGTATCCCCGGATCTTCACCTGCGCATCCCGGCGGCCCTGATAGATAAGGGTGCCGTCAGGGCCCCAACAGGCATAATCTCCCGTACGGTAACTGCGGCCCTGCCCATTCAGTCCTTTTACGTAACGGTCTGCCGTCAAGGCAGCGTCATTAAGGTAACCATTCGCCAGTCCGCCCCCCGACACATACAGTTCTCCCGTAACTCCTACCGGCTGCAGCTGTCCGCGGCTGTCAACTATCTGAATATGATTATTGGCCAGCGGCCTGCCTATAGGCACAACCGGCTGTTCATCCGTTACTTCATGTGCGGTAGCATAAATACAGCACTCCGTGGGCCCGTAGGCGTTATAAAAACGTTTGGTCTTACTGTAATAAACAGCATCTGCCGGCTCAGCTGCCTCACCGGTGGATATCATCTGCCCTACAGTAGGCAGAGCATGACGGTTCAGCAAGCGGATCACCGAAGCTGTCAGGATCAAAAAGGTGATATTGCGACGGGTAATATCATCACAAAACCGGTCAATATCACGCACCAGCGACCTGTTGGCAATCACCAGCGTTCCTCCGGAGGACCACGTTATAAAAATCTCATAGATGGAAACATCAAAATTCAGGCTGGCAAACTGCAACACGCGCTCACCCGCCCTACGCTCCCCGGGGCCGTACAATACTGTGTTGACAAGTCCTCCGTGGGGCACATGCACGCCCTTCGGCCTGCCTGTCGTCCCGGAGGTATACAGTACGCAGGCCGCCTGTCCCTGATGACGCCTTACCGGGGCAACAACAGTGGCGCCGGCAAGTATCGACGGCCACAGAGCAGGCATATCGATTATTTCTAACCCGCTCCCGTCAAACGCATCTTCCACGGCCCGGTCGCACAGTACCACCTTCATCGCCGTGTCCCTGATGATATAATCCAGCCGCTCCCGCGGATGGTCCCGGTCCAGTGGCACATACGCCCCGCCGGCCTTCAGGATGCCAAGCATCGCCACCAGCGGCCATTCCGTTTTGTCCATCCAGATGCCTATCAGCTGCCCCGGCACAACGCCGCAATCATGCCGGAGCCAGGCTGCCAGCAGGTCTGAACGGCTGTCCAGTTGCCCGTAACTTACACTGATATCATTTGCACTGACTGCGATGCTGTCACGGTGCAGGGCTGCCTGTTGTGTAAACAGTTCATGCAACAATAACGGCGACAGTTCTACCGCCGGACCGCGGCCAAAGTCATCCGCCAGCTGGCGCTGTTCTTCCAAAGAAAGATATACCAGATCGCCTACCGGTGATGCCGGCGCAGCCAGCATCGCTGACAACAGCCGCTCATAATGGCCCGACATCCGCTCCACGCTACTGCGGTCGTACAGATCACTGCTGTATTCCCAGTGTAACTGCAGCAGGCCGTCTGCACCACGCTGCACCGTCAGGCTCAGATCAAACTTTGCCGTCCCGTTATGTACCGCCTCCCGGACAACCTCCAGCCCGGGAAGGCACAACTGCTCCTTTTCCTCCTCCAGAAAATTAAATATCGTCTGAAACAGCGGCGTATGCCGGAGGCTGCGGTCCGGTTGCACCATCTCCACCAGCTGTGACAACGGCGTGTCCTGATAATGATAAACCTCAAGGCTGCGGGCCCGCACCTGGTCCAGGTATTGACGGACCGTTTCGTCTCCGTTCGCATCACTGCGCACGGGAAGCGTATTCACCACCATGCCCAGCATGTGCTCCAGCTGGGGATGCAGCCTGTTGGCCAGCGTGGTGCCCACGCATAAAACAGCAGAACCGCTGTAACGGTGCTGCAGCAGCTGAAAACAGCCCAGCATCACCATAAACGGCGTATAGCCCTCCCGCGTGCTGAACGACTGCAACGACTCCTGCAGCCCACGCCCGGGCACCTGTATTATTTCTCCGCCACGGCCGCTGAAAGTACTCCGCGGACGGTCTGCAGGTAACGGTATCTCTGTGGGTATGTCACGCAGCCGCTCTGCCCAGTAGGCCATCGCTGGCTCCCTGCGATGCAACGGCCACTCACTCCGCTGCCAACAGGCAAAATCCCGGTACTGCAAATGCGTCACAGGACCGGCAGACATTCCTTGTTGCAGGCGCCGGTATATATCCGTCAACTCCCGCACCAGCAGCCCGACAGACCAGCCATCATGGATAATATGATGAAGATTGAAACAGAGATGGCTGGTTTGTTCATCTTCCCGGAACAAACAGACACGGAACAACAAATCCTTTTCCAGGTCAAATACATGACGGCTTTCCGCTGCCACCAGCGGAGGCAGTTCGGTGGCACTGATATCGCGGACCACTATCCGGAAAGACGGCGCCTCATTTACCTGCTGGTACGGGATACCGTTGCGGCTGGGGAAACTGGTGCGAAGCACCTCATGGCGCAACAACAGCTGCGATATGCTCTCCTCCAGCAATGGGACGTCCACCACGCCTTTCAGGTGGTAAACCCCCATCATGTTATAAGAGGTGTCTTCCGGATACAGCTGTTGTAAAAACCAAAGCCGCTCCTGCTCATAGGACAATGGCGCAGGATCCTCTGCCGGCGCAGCAGGGATAGTCATCATGCTGACAGTGGCAGCATTACCCGCCTGTTCATCAATATGATCGCTTAGCTGCGAC encodes:
- a CDS encoding non-ribosomal peptide synthetase is translated as MTADRYVKGLNGQGRSYRTGDYACWGPDGTLIYQGRRDAQVKIRGYRIELGEIQKSLQEAGVMSSYVQVRHQELVVYYQEADIAVADLRGRLLERLPLYMAPSHYICVDTFPLNTNGKIDAARLPAPHYDGTLSQQELSVTASLLKGIWMQLLGREDIGLNDDFFRLGGHSITVMQLLYRIREVFNVSLEVRSVFKYVTLSQLSDHIDEQAGNAATVSMMTIPAAPAEDPAPLSYEQERLWFLQQLYPEDTSYNMMGVYHLKGVVDVPLLEESISQLLLRHEVLRTSFPSRNGIPYQQVNEAPSFRIVVRDISATELPPLVAAESRHVFDLEKDLLFRVCLFREDEQTSHLCFNLHHIIHDGWSVGLLVRELTDIYRRLQQGMSAGPVTHLQYRDFACWQRSEWPLHRREPAMAYWAERLRDIPTEIPLPADRPRSTFSGRGGEIIQVPGRGLQESLQSFSTREGYTPFMVMLGCFQLLQHRYSGSAVLCVGTTLANRLHPQLEHMLGMVVNTLPVRSDANGDETVRQYLDQVRARSLEVYHYQDTPLSQLVEMVQPDRSLRHTPLFQTIFNFLEEEKEQLCLPGLEVVREAVHNGTAKFDLSLTVQRGADGLLQLHWEYSSDLYDRSSVERMSGHYERLLSAMLAAPASPVGDLVYLSLEEQRQLADDFGRGPAVELSPLLLHELFTQQAALHRDSIAVSANDISVSYGQLDSRSDLLAAWLRHDCGVVPGQLIGIWMDKTEWPLVAMLGILKAGGAYVPLDRDHPRERLDYIIRDTAMKVVLCDRAVEDAFDGSGLEIIDMPALWPSILAGATVVAPVRRHQGQAACVLYTSGTTGRPKGVHVPHGGLVNTVLYGPGERRAGERVLQFASLNFDVSIYEIFITWSSGGTLVIANRSLVRDIDRFCDDITRRNITFLILTASVIRLLNRHALPTVGQMISTGEAAEPADAVYYSKTKRFYNAYGPTECCIYATAHEVTDEQPVVPIGRPLANNHIQIVDSRGQLQPVGVTGELYVSGGGLANGYLNDAALTADRYVKGLNGQGRSYRTGDYACWGPDGTLIYQGRRDAQVKIRGYRIELGEIQKSLQEAGVMSSYVQVRHQELVVYYQGADIAVADLRGRLLERLPLYMVPSHYICVDTFPLNTNGKIDAARLPAPHYDGTLSQQELSVTASLLKGIWTQLLGREDIGLNDDFFRLGGHSITVMQLLYRIREVFNVSLEVRSVFKYVTLSQLSDHIDEQAGNAATVSMMTIPAAPAEDPAPLSYEQERLWFLQQLYPEDTSYNMMGVYHLKGVVDVPLLEESISQLLLRHEVLRTSFPSRNGIPYQQVNEAPSFRIVVRDISAAELPSLVAAESRHVFDLEKDLLFRVCLFREDDQTSHLCFSLHHIIHDGWSVGLLVRELTDIYRRLQQGMSAGPVTHLQYRDFACWQRSEWPLHRREPAMAYWAERLRDIPTEIPLPADRPRSTFSGRGGEIIQVPGRGLQESLQSFSTREGYTPFMVMLGCFQLLQHRYSGSAVLCVGTTLANRLHPQLEHMLGMVVNTLPVRSDANGDETVRQYLDQVRARSLEVYHYQDTPLSQLVEMVQPDRSLRHTPLFQTIFNFLEEEKEQLCLPGLEVVREAVHNGTAKFDLSLTVQRGADGLLQLHWEYSSDLYDRSSVERMSGHYERLLSAMLAAPASPVGDLVYLSLEEQRQLADDFGRGPAVELSPLLLHELFTQQAALHRDSIAVSANDISVSYGQLDSRSDLLAAWLRHDCGVVPGQLIGIWMDKTEWPLVAMLGILKAGGAYVPLDRDHPRERLDYIIRDTAMKVVLCDRAVEDAFDGSTVLVPDICQEWSRISQQERPQLVMQAGDNAAYVIYTSGTTGNPKGVLVKQRGVVNMVLSQINDRKIGPADKVLQFASLSFDASVDEIFTSLLSGAQLVMASKEEMADMEGFRKKLLRTGVTTMVLTPTVISAFQQDPLPSVNKIVSVGEAAYSEDALFYSKTKHFYNAYGPTEASVCTTLFRVSATEEYHGTVPIGTPVANTRVLILDRRGMLQPPGVTGELYISGEGLAAGYLNDAVLTADRYMDDLNGRGRWYRTGDYGYWRADGVIVYQGRRDTQVKIRGHRIELKEIYSALREVTSGDPYLMVREDEIVVYYTSFADSVAFIREKLLERLPLYMVPSHYIQLTSFPLNTSGKTDHSRLPAPVYEANTEEGEAMSATALRLRDIWEGLLKVSGIGMTDDFFRLGGHSITAMQLLHRIRETFGKAPEVRHIFKYTTLGQLSRFIDQMEAKQYLRIKVVEEQDHYPLSFAERRLWLADQVEKDNIAYNIVHVYQLKGTVDKNRLEQAFETVADRHEILRTAFTIVHGEPRQRVLEKERRHFSIRYIDFKNVANDSPGQQLAEIISGEQAINFDMSTGKLFRVSVATEHDQLHYIVFAIHHIITDGWSMSNLFREISAVYNDEISLLPSPSLQYKDYTIWHNEFVYGPAAAAESRYWRGRLSGELPRLRLPVDFERPHERNYQGCLIKTVFEDLHCARVYNQCSSTGVTFFIYSISAVKLLMYLLTEQEDIIIGSPASGRTDKALENQMGFYVNMLPLRTKLTGEDTLQQFIGKTKVTCMEAYQHQNYPFDRIAEDLDLQLDDKRFPLFDVIVNLGNFESTDSEDSVRGLLIQAHDVLEKRTNFDLNFSFRETGGRITLDLIFNKELFAESTILLMSRYLTAIMNVMSENPELKVRELADEIFNTSGSGADADLWGLDI